A single window of Methylacidimicrobium sp. AP8 DNA harbors:
- a CDS encoding NAD-dependent succinate-semialdehyde dehydrogenase, which produces MDYPSSFLSKAFLAGSWIETPRTFPVRSPATGAVLAEVADCGPGQARTAIEAAAQIFPEWRSTTPYLRSDLLRKWHDSILAHAETLARTMAQEMGKPLVEARREVLYAAAFVDWYAEEAKRIYGETVPSRDPRKRILVRSVPVGPVYGITPWNFPAAMVTRKVAPALAAGCPFVLKPAEESPLTALLLAKLWEESGGWPAVFQVLPGSDPAALSGPFLDDPRIRKLTFTGSTPVGKRLYERSAPTLKRISLELGGGAPFLVFAEADLEKAAAGALVAKFRNGGQSCVAANAFYLQKEIAGAFTRLFAEKVASLRLGDPLDETTQVGPLVNAQGLAKVQELAADARSRGAKTILGGPCRDLFFSPTLLAEVPSDARILEEEIFGPLAPLCLFETEEEALAAARRGRAGLAAYLWTQDLGRALRFAEEIPYGIVGLNDGLPSTHQAPFGGFRESGIGREGGKWGLAEYLEPQYLSFGWE; this is translated from the coding sequence ATGGACTACCCCTCTTCTTTTCTTTCCAAGGCCTTCCTTGCCGGCTCGTGGATCGAGACCCCGCGCACCTTCCCGGTGCGGAGCCCGGCGACGGGCGCCGTGCTGGCCGAGGTCGCCGACTGCGGGCCTGGCCAAGCGCGGACCGCCATCGAGGCGGCGGCGCAGATCTTTCCCGAGTGGCGATCGACAACCCCTTATCTCCGGTCCGATCTCCTCCGGAAGTGGCACGACTCGATCCTCGCCCACGCGGAAACTCTGGCCCGGACGATGGCGCAGGAGATGGGCAAGCCGCTCGTGGAGGCTCGGCGGGAGGTTCTCTACGCGGCCGCCTTCGTCGACTGGTACGCCGAGGAGGCCAAGAGGATCTATGGAGAGACGGTCCCCAGCCGGGATCCCCGCAAGCGGATCCTGGTCCGCTCCGTACCGGTCGGGCCCGTGTACGGGATCACCCCGTGGAACTTCCCGGCCGCGATGGTCACGCGGAAGGTGGCTCCGGCCCTCGCCGCCGGCTGCCCCTTCGTGCTCAAGCCCGCCGAGGAGAGCCCGCTGACCGCCCTCCTCCTGGCCAAGCTCTGGGAGGAGTCGGGCGGATGGCCCGCCGTCTTCCAGGTCCTCCCCGGCTCCGATCCGGCCGCCCTCTCCGGCCCGTTCCTCGACGATCCGCGCATCCGCAAGCTCACCTTCACCGGGAGCACCCCCGTGGGGAAGCGGCTCTACGAGCGGAGCGCTCCGACCCTCAAGCGGATAAGCCTCGAGCTCGGGGGCGGAGCGCCCTTCCTGGTCTTCGCCGAGGCCGACCTCGAAAAGGCGGCGGCGGGCGCCCTCGTCGCCAAGTTCCGCAACGGCGGACAGAGCTGCGTGGCGGCCAACGCGTTTTACCTTCAGAAGGAGATCGCCGGCGCGTTCACGCGGCTTTTCGCCGAGAAGGTCGCCTCCCTCCGGCTAGGCGATCCCCTCGACGAAACGACCCAGGTGGGTCCGCTCGTCAACGCCCAGGGCCTGGCCAAGGTCCAGGAGCTCGCGGCGGACGCCCGGAGCCGGGGGGCGAAGACCATCCTGGGCGGGCCGTGCCGCGACCTCTTCTTTTCCCCGACCCTGCTGGCCGAAGTCCCTTCGGATGCGCGGATCCTGGAAGAAGAGATCTTCGGGCCGCTGGCCCCGCTCTGCCTCTTCGAGACCGAGGAAGAGGCGCTGGCCGCCGCCCGGCGCGGCCGGGCCGGGCTGGCCGCCTATCTGTGGACACAAGACCTCGGGCGCGCCCTCCGCTTCGCCGAAGAGATCCCCTACGGAATCGTCGGCCTCAACGACGGCCTCCCCTCGACCCACCAGGCTCCCTTCGGCGGCTTTCGCGAGTCGGGCATCGGCCGGGAGGGCGGCAAGTGGGGGCTGGCCGAATACCTCGAGCCCCAATACCTCTCCTTCGGCTGGGAGTAA
- a CDS encoding SagB/ThcOx family dehydrogenase, producing the protein MAFSILAYHAASKHSFSRYADGPGFLDWETQPDPFRRYEGSPEIPLALPPDEPGPGYERLWDRPPDPAPLSRLSLSRFLYESLALSAWKQAPHAPPWSLRVNPSSGNLHPTEGYLLLPPLPGIESAGVFHYSPLRHSLEARRLLRADQWEELAAGLPPGAFFVGLSTIYWREAWKYGERAFRYCHHDLGHALGTLAFSARIRGWRALLLPAVGEAELASLLALEDQRGPEAEHADCLLGIFPDRCRPPEEAVRSFRLPSTLLAALRGLPPLGKPNRLSPDHVRWPLLERAIASAAYPGGWPGEPAPPPLPVPPVVRPQPSEGASLLLRRRRSALAMDGKTPIPRESFLRLLSQLLPRGDGFPFALLPWRPRVSVLFFVHRVGGLAPGLYLLLRSPAHEAPLRRELRPEFAWQAPPGFPEALPFRRLALGDFREAAAKISCYQTIASGGCFALAMLADLSGVGEQPWFYPRLFWECGLLGQLLYLGAEAAGLQGTGIGCYFDDALHDLAGIRGLPWQSLYHFAVGRGVPDRRLQSRPAYAHLARSPG; encoded by the coding sequence ATGGCCTTTTCGATCCTCGCTTACCACGCCGCTTCCAAGCACTCCTTCTCCCGCTACGCGGACGGCCCCGGATTCCTCGACTGGGAGACCCAGCCCGATCCCTTCCGCCGTTACGAAGGCAGTCCCGAGATCCCGCTCGCCCTCCCGCCGGACGAACCGGGACCCGGCTACGAGCGTCTTTGGGATCGGCCTCCGGATCCCGCACCCCTCTCCCGTCTCTCCCTGAGCCGCTTCCTCTACGAGAGCCTCGCCCTTTCGGCCTGGAAGCAGGCGCCCCACGCCCCGCCCTGGTCGCTGCGCGTCAATCCTTCGAGCGGAAACCTCCACCCGACCGAAGGCTACCTCCTCCTTCCCCCCCTTCCCGGGATCGAAAGCGCCGGGGTCTTCCACTATTCCCCCCTCCGGCACAGCCTGGAGGCCCGCCGTTTGCTCCGGGCGGACCAGTGGGAGGAGCTGGCCGCCGGCCTCCCTCCGGGAGCCTTTTTTGTCGGCCTGAGCACGATCTATTGGCGCGAAGCGTGGAAGTACGGAGAGCGGGCCTTCCGGTATTGCCACCATGACCTCGGGCATGCGCTCGGCACCCTCGCCTTTTCCGCACGGATCCGCGGCTGGCGCGCGCTGCTCCTGCCCGCAGTGGGCGAGGCCGAGCTGGCTTCCCTCCTGGCCCTGGAAGACCAGCGGGGACCGGAAGCCGAGCATGCCGACTGCCTGCTGGGCATCTTTCCCGACCGGTGCCGCCCGCCGGAGGAGGCCGTCCGGAGCTTCCGGCTCCCCTCGACCCTTCTCGCCGCCCTGCGGGGCCTGCCTCCCCTGGGGAAACCCAACCGCCTCTCTCCGGATCATGTCCGTTGGCCGCTCCTCGAACGGGCGATCGCGTCAGCCGCCTATCCCGGCGGGTGGCCGGGCGAGCCCGCGCCGCCGCCTCTCCCCGTCCCGCCCGTGGTGCGCCCGCAACCCTCGGAAGGGGCGAGCCTTCTCCTCCGCCGGCGCCGCAGCGCGCTAGCGATGGACGGCAAGACCCCGATCCCCCGGGAATCCTTCCTCCGGCTCCTCTCCCAACTCCTGCCCCGGGGTGACGGCTTCCCCTTCGCCCTCCTGCCGTGGAGGCCGCGGGTCTCGGTCCTCTTCTTCGTCCATCGGGTCGGCGGCCTCGCTCCCGGACTCTACCTCCTCCTCCGCTCCCCGGCCCACGAAGCCCCCCTCCGCCGGGAGCTGCGCCCGGAATTCGCATGGCAGGCCCCACCCGGCTTTCCGGAGGCTCTCCCCTTCCGCCGGCTCGCGCTGGGAGACTTCCGCGAGGCGGCTGCCAAGATCAGCTGCTACCAGACCATCGCCTCCGGCGGCTGCTTCGCCCTTGCCATGCTCGCCGATCTTTCCGGCGTCGGAGAGCAGCCCTGGTTCTATCCCCGCCTCTTTTGGGAATGCGGGCTCCTGGGCCAACTCCTCTACCTCGGGGCCGAGGCGGCCGGGCTCCAGGGAACCGGCATCGGCTGCTACTTCGACGACGCCCTTCACGATCTGGCCGGCATTCGCGGGCTCCCCTGGCAGAGCCTCTACCACTTCGCCGTCGGCCGGGGAGTCCCCGATCGCCGGCTGCAGAGCCGTCCGGCCTACGCCCACCTCGCCCGCTCCCCCGGCTAG
- a CDS encoding 2OG-Fe(II) oxygenase has translation MASLLRLNALSGAPLATDPFEYVIVRDFLPAEIRPALEKEFPAIDKPGVFPVQVLRYGPLFAALLEELRSAPFRDAVSQKFSVPLDGKPIMITVRGRCGPRDGQVHTDSENKIITVLLYLNSRWEADGGRLRLLRSHDIEDVAVELPPDWGTLLVFRRSDRSFHGHRLFEGERRVLMLNWLTSQEDLDHELGRHIRSSRLKSLIPTALLERLHWRRVAR, from the coding sequence ATGGCTAGCCTGCTGCGGTTGAATGCCTTGTCCGGGGCCCCCTTGGCCACCGATCCCTTTGAATATGTCATCGTGCGGGATTTCCTGCCCGCGGAGATTCGCCCCGCTCTCGAGAAGGAGTTTCCCGCGATCGACAAGCCGGGCGTCTTTCCCGTCCAGGTCCTTCGCTACGGCCCGCTTTTTGCCGCGCTCCTCGAAGAGCTCCGATCCGCTCCCTTCCGCGACGCGGTCTCCCAAAAGTTTTCCGTTCCCCTGGACGGCAAGCCCATCATGATCACGGTCCGCGGCCGCTGCGGGCCCCGCGACGGCCAGGTGCACACCGATTCGGAGAACAAGATCATCACCGTCCTGCTGTATCTGAACAGCCGGTGGGAAGCCGACGGCGGCCGGCTCCGGCTCCTCCGCAGCCACGACATCGAGGATGTCGCCGTCGAGCTGCCTCCCGACTGGGGCACCCTGCTGGTCTTCCGCCGCTCCGATCGCTCCTTTCACGGCCACCGGCTCTTCGAAGGAGAGAGGCGGGTCTTGATGCTCAACTGGTTGACCAGCCAAGAGGACCTCGATCACGAGCTCGGGCGGCACATCCGCTCCAGCCGGCTCAAGAGCCTGATTCCCACAGCCCTCCTCGAACGGCTCCATTGGCGGCGGGTCGCCCGGTAG
- a CDS encoding endonuclease V, with amino-acid sequence MDGVVVAYWVRTKAGKAPLVAHAGWRTTAETAAGILLALTPRYRTPEPLRQARRLAREARSAEASGS; translated from the coding sequence CTGGACGGAGTCGTCGTCGCCTATTGGGTGCGGACGAAAGCGGGCAAGGCGCCGCTGGTCGCTCATGCCGGCTGGCGGACGACGGCCGAGACGGCCGCCGGAATCCTGCTGGCCTTGACTCCCCGGTACCGCACTCCCGAGCCCTTGCGCCAGGCCCGCCGGCTCGCCCGCGAAGCCCGGTCGGCGGAGGCAAGCGGAAGCTGA